A stretch of the Psychroserpens sp. Hel_I_66 genome encodes the following:
- a CDS encoding M23 family metallopeptidase, whose amino-acid sequence MSKVKYYYDPETLSYRKIERRKGKTFKYGFIFLLASALFGFLFVFISSQYIESPRERAMKRELSNMELQYELLNKRLDNAFAALESVEERDNSIYRLYFEANPIPDEQRRAGFGGVNRYKKYEGYDNSELIIESNERLDKLQKAIVVQSKSLDEIAVLAEDKEKFLASIPAIQPVRNKDLKHMASGYGYRTDPFTKVRKFHFGMDFTAPRGSPIYATGDGVVTRADNNSTGYGNHIRIDHGYGYVSLYAHLYKYNVKANQKVKRGDLIGYVGSTGRSEAPHLHYEVFKDEERINPINFYYGNLTAEEYARLLQKASLENQSLD is encoded by the coding sequence ATGTCTAAAGTAAAATATTATTACGATCCCGAAACACTTTCTTACCGCAAAATTGAGCGTAGGAAAGGGAAAACCTTTAAGTATGGTTTTATATTTTTATTAGCATCTGCCCTATTTGGATTTCTATTTGTTTTTATTTCCAGTCAATACATCGAGTCTCCAAGAGAACGCGCAATGAAACGTGAACTCTCCAATATGGAATTGCAATACGAACTATTAAACAAACGCTTAGATAATGCATTTGCTGCTCTGGAGAGCGTAGAAGAACGTGATAATTCTATTTACAGATTATATTTTGAAGCCAACCCAATACCAGATGAGCAACGTCGTGCTGGTTTTGGAGGTGTAAACCGTTATAAGAAGTATGAAGGGTATGACAACTCCGAATTGATAATTGAAAGCAACGAGCGTTTGGACAAACTTCAAAAAGCGATCGTTGTACAATCAAAGTCTTTAGATGAAATTGCAGTTCTCGCAGAAGATAAAGAGAAATTCTTAGCATCCATCCCTGCCATACAACCCGTAAGAAATAAAGATTTAAAGCACATGGCCTCTGGTTATGGCTATAGAACAGATCCTTTTACAAAAGTGAGAAAGTTCCATTTTGGAATGGATTTCACAGCGCCTCGTGGTTCTCCTATTTATGCCACTGGTGATGGAGTTGTAACGCGAGCAGATAACAACTCTACAGGATATGGTAATCATATTAGAATAGACCACGGTTATGGCTACGTTTCGCTCTATGCGCATTTATATAAATATAATGTCAAGGCCAATCAAAAAGTAAAACGTGGTGACCTCATTGGTTATGTTGGTAGTACAGGACGATCTGAAGCGCCTCACCTCCATTACGAAGTTTTTAAAGACGAAGAGCGCATCAACCCAATTAATTTTTACTACGGAAATTTAACTGCGGAAGAATACGCAAGACTTTTACAAAAAGCTTCATTAGAAAATCAATCTCTAGATTAA
- a CDS encoding GSCFA domain-containing protein — protein sequence MNLQTKIKLKPNQFNQIDYNSKVLLLGSCFSEHIGDKFEYFKFQQLQNPFGILFHPLAIENLITNAINKKEYTKDDLFFNNEQWHCYDAHSRLSNTSETQLLQDLNDAINTTHQFINDASHIVITLGTAWAYRFIETDEFVANCHKIPQKKFLKELLSVEDISESLEGIMNLVKSINPKVIFTFTVSPVRHIKDGFVENMQSKSHLITAIHNVISDCSLSKAEAYFPSYEIMMDELRDYRFYNEDMLHPNNTAVNYIWDRFAEVWISEETKETMHTIEEIQKGMAHRSFNPNSEAHSSFLLHLNDKKTLVNSRFPHIVF from the coding sequence ATGAACCTACAAACAAAAATAAAACTAAAACCAAACCAGTTTAATCAAATCGATTACAACTCAAAGGTATTATTGTTGGGTTCATGTTTTTCAGAGCATATTGGCGACAAATTTGAATATTTTAAATTTCAGCAGTTACAAAATCCGTTTGGTATTTTGTTTCATCCTTTAGCGATTGAAAATTTGATTACCAATGCCATAAATAAAAAAGAATATACCAAAGACGATCTTTTTTTTAATAATGAGCAATGGCACTGTTATGATGCTCATTCGAGATTAAGCAATACTTCGGAAACTCAATTACTCCAAGATTTAAACGATGCTATAAATACGACGCATCAATTTATAAATGACGCAAGTCACATTGTTATAACATTAGGTACAGCTTGGGCATATCGTTTTATAGAAACCGATGAGTTTGTCGCTAACTGTCATAAAATTCCGCAGAAAAAATTTTTAAAAGAGTTGCTTTCCGTAGAAGATATTTCAGAATCTCTTGAGGGTATCATGAATTTGGTAAAAAGCATAAATCCGAAGGTGATATTTACGTTTACAGTCTCTCCTGTAAGACATATTAAAGATGGCTTTGTTGAGAATATGCAGAGTAAATCGCATTTAATCACAGCGATTCATAATGTGATTTCAGATTGTTCTTTGAGCAAAGCCGAAGCCTATTTCCCGTCATATGAAATTATGATGGACGAACTTCGTGATTATAGATTCTACAACGAAGATATGTTGCATCCCAACAATACTGCGGTGAATTATATTTGGGATCGTTTTGCTGAGGTTTGGATTTCTGAAGAAACAAAAGAGACGATGCATACTATAGAAGAGATTCAAAAGGGGATGGCACATCGCTCTTTCAATCCAAATTCTGAAGCCCATAGCTCTTTTCTTCTTCACCTAAATGACAAGAAAACACTTGTTAATTCTAGGTTTCCGCATATCGTATTTTAA
- a CDS encoding TPM domain-containing protein → MQYSVVSKKNVIKKTIVLCVLFLCAFQTVFAQYDIPPIPKEQTSVYDYAGLLSSSEKSNLEQKLIRYSDTTSTQIVVAIIATANGENIGLLAPKWAQKWGIGQAKEDNGVFILLARNDRKIWISPGYGVEDKLTAGVVGELTRNIIIPEFKKGDYYQGLNKGADAIFQILTGTYKGTRKTNSSGDFPIGVFVFMFLIFIIFIIAISKNRRGGGNNGSGGRTNGTSILDAIILSNMGRGSYGGSSRSGGGIFGGGSSGGGGFGGGFGGGGFSGGGAGGSW, encoded by the coding sequence ATGCAATATTCAGTTGTTAGTAAAAAAAATGTAATCAAGAAGACCATTGTATTGTGTGTTCTTTTTTTATGCGCTTTTCAAACTGTATTTGCTCAATATGATATTCCTCCAATTCCAAAAGAACAAACGAGTGTTTATGATTATGCTGGATTACTTTCTTCTTCGGAAAAATCCAATCTAGAACAAAAACTCATTCGATATTCCGATACCACCTCAACACAAATCGTTGTTGCTATTATTGCTACAGCCAATGGAGAAAATATAGGGTTATTAGCACCAAAATGGGCTCAAAAATGGGGAATAGGGCAAGCTAAAGAAGACAATGGTGTATTTATTTTACTCGCTCGCAATGATCGTAAAATTTGGATCTCCCCAGGATATGGCGTTGAAGACAAATTAACCGCTGGTGTAGTTGGAGAATTGACACGAAATATCATCATCCCAGAATTCAAAAAAGGAGATTACTACCAAGGTCTCAATAAAGGCGCAGATGCCATCTTTCAAATATTAACTGGAACCTATAAAGGCACTCGAAAAACCAATAGCTCTGGAGATTTCCCGATTGGTGTATTTGTATTTATGTTTCTCATCTTTATCATTTTCATCATAGCCATTTCAAAAAACCGACGAGGTGGTGGCAATAATGGTAGTGGTGGTCGAACTAACGGAACCAGCATTTTGGATGCCATTATTTTAAGCAATATGGGACGAGGTAGCTATGGTGGAAGCAGTCGCTCTGGCGGAGGTATTTTTGGAGGAGGATCCTCTGGCGGTGGCGGTTTTGGAGGTGGCTTCGGTGGAGGTGGATTCTCTGGAGGTGGTGCTGGTGGGAGTTGGTAG
- a CDS encoding DUF6252 family protein, with protein MRNLKQFMLLLMTVSLFTITSCSSDDDGGGPGAAPSGVLTAKIDGASYQSMEISSSATIANTAAGQSLVIIATNSDGYAFSFTFFGYDGVGTYDFDGSTPAAGVNVASYSETEVNLSNPQNSTTELWQAPYENTMAGSLSVSEETDSKLIGTFEFTCKNVGGDQSVKTITDGSFNLNKQVQ; from the coding sequence ATGAGAAATTTAAAACAATTCATGTTACTACTAATGACAGTTTCATTATTCACAATCACATCATGTTCAAGCGATGATGATGGAGGAGGACCAGGAGCTGCTCCATCTGGAGTGCTAACTGCAAAAATAGATGGTGCTTCATATCAATCTATGGAGATTTCATCTTCCGCTACAATTGCAAATACAGCTGCAGGCCAAAGTTTGGTGATTATAGCAACCAATAGTGATGGTTATGCGTTTTCATTTACATTTTTTGGCTATGATGGCGTTGGAACATACGATTTTGATGGCTCTACGCCAGCAGCAGGAGTTAATGTAGCTTCATATTCTGAAACTGAAGTTAATTTAAGCAATCCTCAAAATTCTACAACAGAATTGTGGCAAGCGCCATACGAAAACACCATGGCAGGATCGTTAAGTGTCTCTGAAGAAACAGACTCAAAACTTATTGGAACCTTTGAGTTTACCTGTAAAAATGTAGGTGGAGACCAATCTGTAAAAACAATTACAGACGGATCATTTAATTTGAATAAGCAAGTACAATAA
- a CDS encoding LemA family protein, with translation MKKWIIPVIIIVLIAIWGFGINNTAVELNENVKESWGNVQNSYQRRNDLIGNLVNTVKGAADFERGTLTDVIEARSKATQTTIDPSNITPEQLNQFNEAQGGLSSALSRLLVTIERYPDLKSNQNFLKLQDELASTENSIQTQRTRYNEAIKPYNTYVNKAPRSIVAGMLGFDEKPYFNSEAGADEPVEVEFDFNN, from the coding sequence ATGAAAAAATGGATTATACCAGTAATTATTATCGTTCTTATTGCAATTTGGGGATTCGGAATTAACAATACAGCTGTAGAGTTAAATGAAAATGTAAAAGAATCTTGGGGAAATGTTCAAAATTCTTACCAAAGAAGAAATGACCTTATAGGCAACTTGGTAAATACCGTAAAAGGAGCTGCCGATTTTGAAAGAGGTACCTTAACAGATGTTATTGAAGCAAGATCTAAAGCGACCCAAACAACAATTGACCCATCAAACATTACTCCAGAGCAATTAAATCAATTCAACGAAGCCCAAGGCGGACTTAGTAGTGCACTTTCAAGACTTTTGGTTACCATTGAGCGTTATCCAGATTTAAAATCTAATCAAAACTTCCTAAAGCTTCAAGATGAACTGGCAAGTACAGAAAATAGTATCCAGACTCAAAGAACCAGATACAATGAAGCCATCAAGCCATACAACACCTATGTCAATAAAGCTCCTCGATCTATCGTTGCTGGAATGCTAGGATTTGATGAAAAGCCATATTTTAATTCTGAAGCTGGCGCAGACGAACCAGTTGAAGTAGAATTTGACTTTAATAATTAA
- a CDS encoding MerR family transcriptional regulator, whose protein sequence is MYIELPEKRYYGIGEVAKAFKVNTSLIRFWEKEFDILKPKKNAKGNRKFTPEDIKNLKFIYHLVKERGFTLEGAKTHLKEDKKQSLDTFEIIQKLEGIKAQLNKIKSQL, encoded by the coding sequence ATGTACATAGAACTTCCTGAAAAACGATATTATGGCATTGGAGAAGTCGCTAAAGCTTTTAAGGTAAATACCTCTTTGATTCGGTTTTGGGAAAAAGAATTTGATATTTTAAAACCAAAAAAAAATGCCAAGGGCAATCGTAAATTCACTCCCGAGGATATTAAAAACCTAAAGTTCATTTACCACCTTGTAAAAGAACGTGGCTTTACACTTGAAGGCGCAAAAACGCATTTAAAAGAAGATAAAAAACAATCACTCGACACCTTTGAGATCATTCAAAAACTGGAAGGCATAAAGGCACAACTTAACAAAATAAAATCACAACTTTAA
- a CDS encoding TPM domain-containing protein has protein sequence MSKVEDFLTANEEQEIIEAIRDAEKNTSGEIRIHIEKELKVDAFERAMEVFHFLKMDNTKLQNGVLIYVAVDDKTFVIYGDKGINDVVPPNFWDSTKNVMQFHFKANRFKQGLIEGVLKAGKQLEQHFPWVHGDINELPDEISKG, from the coding sequence ATGTCTAAAGTAGAAGATTTTCTAACAGCAAACGAAGAGCAAGAGATTATTGAAGCCATTCGTGATGCAGAGAAAAACACCTCTGGTGAAATTAGAATCCATATCGAGAAGGAATTAAAAGTTGATGCTTTTGAGCGTGCCATGGAAGTATTTCACTTTCTCAAAATGGACAATACCAAACTACAAAATGGTGTTTTAATTTATGTAGCTGTTGATGATAAAACGTTTGTCATTTATGGTGATAAAGGCATTAACGATGTCGTCCCTCCAAATTTTTGGGACTCGACCAAAAATGTGATGCAATTCCATTTTAAAGCCAATAGATTTAAGCAAGGTCTTATTGAAGGCGTTTTAAAAGCTGGCAAACAATTAGAACAACATTTCCCTTGGGTTCATGGTGATATTAACGAATTGCCTGATGAGATTTCTAAAGGATAA
- a CDS encoding outer membrane beta-barrel protein — protein sequence MKKFLFFIVSLCVSLSFSQSRSFKISGKILSEDNKEPLEAATVYLERVKDSSLVTYTISDKDGLFEINEETYDEKLNLFIDYVGYQTYLKQVDINKEIINIGTIELKISNALDEVVIKSRSPITIKKDTLEFNVKSFKTKKDANVEDLLKQLPGVEVDEAGKITVNGKDVSKILVNGKPFFGDDPTITTRNLTKDIIEKIQITDTKTKSEAFTGEEGDKENKTINLTIKEENNKGVFGRVSAGGGTDERYELAGMVNFFDNDRRVSVLAGGNNTNSPGFSFGEIQKMFGGGYSRSISSNGSFSIDGRSFGSGEGIVTSQNAGANYADVLSDKVEINADYFYSGSNSENETTIERENILPDSRFFSDSRSRSLSDGQNHSANLGFDIELDSTFLININPSIKWSTSDRSFSEDEETRNEDDELTNQSTTSSFSQNDAKNFGTRIDLTKRFGNRGAFVKFEMNTEYNTNESEDFLTSETNFFNSEEDDIIRDQFTDSDNENRTLTASATYRLPIIAKELFLDFEYRFRNDNRSNLRSTFDRDEVTNLYDNFNFDLSTDFEYLNQENTPTLKLSYRKEKWSTSFTTRYVFRTLENKDFLRPELNIKRDFQALELRSYFNYRFSEKASMYTGYSLNNRPPSLTQLQPFQNVTNPLNTITGNPNLEPTNSHRIYMGYNAFDFQKKTGIYSYLSLNLNNNDVVSRTIVDPETLKRTTTYANVNGNYNIYGNINYSKTVKTDSIRSIKFDIGMSTSLNRDVNFNNEVKYNSRVTSLTPSLGLRFTWNKVMELRPRYRLTFTKNTYDIPTFEDVNFARHDLDLNFTTYIPKNFEWINNIDFAYNPNVAPGFQKSAWFWNSTLAYSFLKDQAIMTLKVYDLLNQNNNARRRATQNYIEDRQSTVLEQYFMLSFSWKFNSLGSKGNTDSDSMFFID from the coding sequence ATGAAAAAATTTCTATTTTTCATTGTTTCACTTTGTGTTTCACTTTCATTCTCGCAATCTAGATCATTCAAAATTTCAGGAAAAATACTTTCCGAAGACAACAAAGAACCGCTAGAAGCTGCAACCGTATATTTGGAGCGAGTAAAGGATAGCAGTTTGGTGACTTACACCATATCTGATAAAGACGGACTTTTTGAAATCAATGAAGAAACCTATGACGAAAAACTCAATCTCTTCATAGATTATGTGGGCTATCAAACCTATTTGAAACAAGTTGACATAAATAAGGAAATCATCAATATTGGTACCATAGAGTTAAAAATAAGTAATGCCTTGGATGAGGTTGTCATAAAATCCAGGTCGCCAATTACGATAAAAAAAGACACGTTAGAATTCAATGTAAAATCCTTTAAAACCAAAAAAGATGCTAATGTTGAAGACTTGCTGAAACAATTGCCAGGCGTTGAGGTTGACGAAGCAGGAAAAATCACTGTAAATGGTAAGGATGTGAGTAAAATTTTGGTTAATGGGAAACCTTTTTTTGGTGATGATCCTACAATTACAACCCGTAATTTGACCAAGGATATTATTGAGAAAATCCAGATTACAGATACAAAGACAAAGTCGGAAGCATTTACGGGAGAAGAAGGTGACAAAGAAAATAAAACCATAAATCTTACCATAAAAGAAGAAAATAACAAAGGTGTTTTTGGTCGAGTTTCAGCAGGAGGAGGAACCGATGAGCGTTATGAACTTGCGGGAATGGTCAATTTTTTTGATAATGATAGACGTGTGAGTGTACTTGCGGGAGGCAATAATACCAATTCTCCAGGATTTAGTTTTGGAGAAATCCAGAAAATGTTTGGAGGCGGTTATAGTAGAAGTATTAGCAGTAATGGCTCATTTTCAATAGATGGTCGATCTTTTGGTAGCGGTGAAGGCATCGTCACATCTCAAAATGCTGGTGCAAATTATGCAGATGTTTTAAGTGATAAAGTTGAAATTAATGCCGATTATTTTTACTCCGGAAGCAATTCAGAAAATGAAACTACAATTGAAAGGGAGAACATACTTCCAGACTCGCGTTTCTTTTCAGATTCTCGCTCAAGATCTTTGAGTGATGGCCAGAACCATAGTGCAAATCTTGGTTTTGATATCGAGTTGGACTCCACGTTTTTGATCAACATCAATCCGTCGATTAAATGGTCAACGTCTGATAGGTCGTTTTCCGAAGATGAAGAAACCCGTAATGAGGATGATGAATTGACCAACCAATCTACCACGTCTTCATTCTCGCAAAATGATGCTAAAAACTTCGGGACGAGAATTGACCTCACCAAACGTTTTGGCAATAGAGGCGCATTCGTAAAGTTTGAGATGAATACAGAGTATAATACCAATGAGTCTGAAGATTTTTTAACTTCGGAAACCAATTTTTTTAATTCCGAAGAAGACGATATTATAAGGGATCAATTTACAGATTCCGATAATGAAAACCGAACGTTAACTGCTTCCGCAACCTATAGATTACCAATTATTGCAAAGGAATTATTTCTGGATTTTGAGTACCGGTTTAGAAATGATAATCGTAGTAACTTAAGAAGTACCTTTGATCGTGATGAGGTTACGAACCTTTATGATAATTTCAATTTTGACTTGAGTACAGATTTTGAATACCTCAACCAAGAAAATACGCCAACACTAAAATTATCGTACCGTAAAGAGAAATGGTCTACCAGTTTTACGACGCGTTACGTGTTTAGAACACTAGAAAATAAAGACTTTTTAAGGCCAGAATTAAATATCAAGAGAGATTTTCAAGCATTGGAGTTGCGCTCTTATTTTAATTATCGCTTCAGCGAAAAGGCATCTATGTACACAGGGTATTCGTTAAATAATAGACCGCCAAGTCTAACGCAATTGCAACCCTTTCAAAATGTAACAAACCCGTTAAATACGATTACGGGAAATCCAAATTTGGAGCCCACAAATAGTCATAGGATTTATATGGGCTATAATGCTTTTGATTTTCAGAAAAAAACAGGAATTTACAGTTATCTAAGCTTGAATTTAAATAATAATGATGTGGTATCAAGAACTATTGTTGACCCAGAAACATTAAAAAGAACAACCACTTATGCCAATGTGAACGGAAATTATAATATCTATGGAAATATCAACTATAGCAAAACTGTTAAAACAGATTCTATAAGATCTATAAAATTTGATATAGGCATGTCCACAAGTTTAAACCGTGATGTTAATTTTAATAATGAAGTGAAGTATAACAGTAGAGTCACCTCTTTAACGCCAAGTCTCGGATTACGCTTTACATGGAATAAGGTCATGGAGTTACGACCTCGCTATAGGTTGACGTTTACAAAAAACACATATGACATCCCAACATTTGAGGACGTCAATTTTGCTAGGCATGATCTGGATTTAAACTTTACAACCTATATCCCTAAGAATTTTGAGTGGATCAATAACATAGATTTTGCATACAATCCCAATGTAGCTCCAGGATTTCAAAAGAGTGCTTGGTTTTGGAATTCTACGCTGGCTTACTCGTTCTTAAAAGATCAAGCGATTATGACTTTAAAGGTATATGATTTACTTAATCAAAATAACAACGCAAGACGTAGAGCAACCCAAAATTATATTGAAGACAGACAAAGTACCGTTTTAGAACAATACTTTATGTTAAGTTTTAGTTGGAAATTTAATAGTTTGGGCTCAAAAGGAAATACGGATTCTGATAGTATGTTTTTTATTGATTAA
- a CDS encoding TPM domain-containing protein: protein MKKHLLLLSLICFCFCCKTENGIAVDYSLLPKNEEQKVVLDLSNLLTSSEIQSLSREIINYEKISSNEIAILTIDSIDPFTDIALYSSAIGNYWGVGKKNKNNGLVIVIAKNERKIWLSPGDETTKILTDSICQKIIDQNIIPEFKKQNYYSGISKGLDAIIQKWD from the coding sequence ATGAAAAAACATCTGCTCTTATTATCTTTAATTTGTTTTTGCTTTTGTTGTAAAACAGAAAATGGAATAGCGGTAGATTACTCCTTATTACCAAAAAACGAGGAACAAAAAGTTGTCTTGGATTTATCAAATCTTTTAACTAGTTCTGAAATACAATCATTATCAAGAGAAATAATCAATTATGAAAAAATATCTAGTAATGAAATTGCAATCTTAACTATTGACTCTATTGACCCTTTTACCGACATCGCTTTATATAGCAGCGCTATTGGGAATTATTGGGGAGTTGGAAAAAAGAATAAAAATAATGGTTTAGTTATTGTAATTGCTAAAAACGAAAGAAAAATCTGGCTTTCTCCAGGAGATGAAACAACAAAAATACTAACAGATTCCATTTGCCAAAAAATCATTGATCAAAATATAATTCCTGAGTTTAAAAAACAAAATTATTATTCTGGCATTAGTAAAGGTTTAGATGCTATTATTCAAAAATGGGATTAA
- the alaS gene encoding alanine--tRNA ligase yields the protein MRSQDIRNTFLNFFEEKKHSIVPSAPMVLKDDPTLMFVNSGMAPFKEFFLGNAQPKNNRLADTQKCLRVSGKHNDLEEVGYDTYHHTLFEMLGNWSFGDYFKKEAIAWAWELLTEKFGIDKDILYVTVFEGDEEDGIPMDQEAYDFWKGYIHEDRILMGNKKDNFWEMGDQGPCGPCSEIHVDIRSAEEKAKVEGKTLVNMDHPQVVEIWNLVFMQYNRKANGSLENLPDKHIDTGMGFERLCMVMQGVQSNYDTDVFTPIIREIETITDKDYGKNEKVDVAIRVISDHVRAVAFSIADGQLPSNTGAGYVIRRILRRAVRYGFTFLDKKEPFIFRLVDVLVQQMGKAFPELKAQRQLIENVIKEEEASFLRTLDQGLVLLDRIIESAKTKEISGAKVFELKDTYGFPEDLTDLILRENGFTYNHKEFDEKLKEQQGRGKEASQLKSDDWTVLIEDEEQEFVGYDTLEAQVKIAKYRKVTSKKDGELYQLVFNITPFYAEGGGQVGDKGYLEDVHGDVVYIIDTKKENNEVIHFAKTLPNHINEIFKAVVDENQRYRTECNHTATHLLHQALRDILGTHVEQKGSAVHSKYLRFDFSHFSKLTVEELRDVEDFVNRRIHGKLPLKEERNIPMQKAIDEGAMALFGEKYGDTVRTVRFGQSIELCGGTHVKNTGDIWHFKIVSEGAVAAGIRRIEAITSDAVKDFYAENSRAYSEMKNLLNNAKEPVKALQNLQDENTSLKKQIEGLLKDKAKSIKGDLKNEITEINGINFLAKKLDLDASGIKDVCFELGSQFDNLFLLFGAENDGKAILSCYISKELVASKNLNAGTIVRELGKHIQGGGGGQPFFATAGGKNPQGIEQALKAAEDYLK from the coding sequence ATGAGGTCTCAAGACATTCGAAATACATTTTTAAACTTCTTTGAAGAAAAAAAGCATAGCATCGTGCCATCTGCACCAATGGTTTTAAAAGACGATCCAACGTTGATGTTTGTCAACTCTGGGATGGCACCTTTTAAAGAGTTTTTCCTCGGAAATGCGCAACCCAAGAACAATCGTCTGGCAGATACCCAAAAATGTCTGCGCGTTTCTGGTAAGCATAATGATTTGGAAGAAGTAGGCTACGACACCTACCACCACACACTTTTCGAAATGTTGGGCAACTGGAGTTTTGGCGATTATTTTAAAAAGGAAGCGATTGCTTGGGCATGGGAATTGCTGACCGAAAAATTCGGGATCGATAAAGATATTCTTTACGTTACCGTATTTGAAGGGGATGAAGAAGATGGAATCCCAATGGACCAAGAAGCTTACGATTTTTGGAAAGGTTACATTCATGAAGATAGAATCCTCATGGGAAATAAAAAAGATAACTTCTGGGAAATGGGCGACCAAGGACCTTGTGGACCTTGTAGCGAAATTCATGTGGATATTCGTTCTGCGGAAGAGAAAGCAAAGGTAGAAGGAAAGACTTTAGTCAACATGGATCATCCGCAAGTTGTGGAAATCTGGAATCTCGTTTTCATGCAATACAACCGTAAAGCAAATGGTTCACTAGAAAATTTACCAGATAAGCATATCGATACAGGAATGGGATTTGAGCGTTTATGTATGGTCATGCAAGGTGTACAATCCAATTATGATACTGATGTATTTACGCCAATCATTCGTGAGATTGAAACCATTACAGATAAAGATTATGGTAAAAACGAAAAGGTAGATGTTGCTATTCGTGTGATTTCAGATCACGTGAGAGCTGTCGCGTTCTCAATTGCTGACGGACAATTACCAAGCAACACAGGAGCTGGTTACGTGATTCGTAGAATCTTGCGTCGTGCAGTACGTTACGGATTTACATTTTTGGACAAAAAAGAACCCTTCATTTTTAGATTGGTCGACGTGCTCGTGCAGCAAATGGGTAAAGCATTCCCAGAGTTGAAAGCCCAACGTCAACTAATTGAAAACGTTATTAAAGAAGAAGAAGCTTCTTTTTTAAGAACCTTGGACCAAGGATTGGTTTTATTGGATCGTATTATTGAAAGCGCGAAAACGAAAGAAATTTCCGGAGCAAAAGTATTTGAACTTAAGGACACTTATGGTTTTCCAGAAGATTTAACCGATTTAATTCTTCGTGAAAACGGTTTCACTTACAACCATAAAGAATTTGATGAAAAGCTAAAAGAACAACAAGGGAGAGGTAAAGAGGCATCGCAATTAAAAAGTGATGACTGGACCGTTTTAATCGAAGATGAAGAACAGGAATTTGTTGGTTACGATACGTTGGAGGCTCAAGTTAAAATCGCAAAATATAGAAAAGTAACCTCTAAAAAGGATGGAGAGCTGTATCAACTTGTATTTAATATCACCCCTTTTTATGCTGAAGGTGGAGGTCAAGTTGGCGATAAAGGTTATTTGGAAGATGTTCATGGGGACGTAGTTTACATTATTGACACCAAAAAGGAAAATAACGAAGTGATTCATTTTGCAAAGACGTTGCCAAATCATATCAATGAGATTTTTAAGGCAGTTGTTGATGAAAATCAACGTTATAGAACCGAGTGTAACCATACAGCAACACACTTGTTGCATCAGGCATTGCGAGATATTTTAGGAACGCATGTAGAGCAAAAAGGATCTGCAGTACATTCTAAATATTTGCGTTTTGATTTCTCTCATTTTTCCAAACTTACTGTTGAGGAGCTTAGGGATGTTGAAGATTTTGTAAACAGACGTATCCACGGAAAATTGCCATTAAAAGAAGAGCGCAACATACCAATGCAAAAGGCAATTGATGAAGGTGCGATGGCTTTATTTGGTGAAAAATATGGAGACACCGTTCGTACCGTTCGGTTTGGTCAATCTATAGAGCTTTGTGGAGGTACGCACGTCAAAAATACTGGCGACATCTGGCATTTTAAAATTGTCTCTGAAGGTGCTGTTGCAGCAGGAATTAGACGTATTGAAGCGATTACAAGTGATGCTGTAAAAGATTTTTATGCTGAAAATAGCAGAGCTTATTCCGAAATGAAAAATTTATTGAATAATGCTAAAGAACCTGTTAAAGCACTTCAGAATTTACAGGATGAAAATACATCACTAAAAAAACAAATAGAAGGTCTATTAAAAGATAAAGCAAAATCCATAAAAGGAGATCTCAAAAATGAGATTACCGAAATAAACGGAATCAATTTCTTAGCTAAAAAATTAGATCTCGATGCTTCAGGTATCAAAGATGTTTGTTTTGAGCTGGGAAGTCAGTTTGATAATTTGTTCCTTTTATTTGGTGCAGAAAACGATGGCAAAGCAATTTTATCGTGTTACATTTCTAAAGAGCTCGTAGCGAGCAAAAACTTAAATGCAGGAACTATTGTTAGAGAATTAGGAAAACATATCCAAGGTGGAGGTGGCGGACAACCATTTTTCGCGACTGCTGGAGGTAAAAATCCGCAAGGCATAGAGCAAGCTTTAAAAGCAGCAGAGGATTATTTAAAATAA